Proteins encoded in a region of the Triticum dicoccoides isolate Atlit2015 ecotype Zavitan chromosome 3A, WEW_v2.0, whole genome shotgun sequence genome:
- the LOC119272272 gene encoding uncharacterized protein LOC119272272: MSQRPGRHQRRASQSVFSLPENFASLEDVPADGVGEQRKPAAAGADASEQQPARPAAGRHRRAMSMAVPSRDLDMIAEDMGSYKYGA; encoded by the coding sequence ATGTCGCAGAGGCCGGGGAGGCACCAGAGGAGGGCGTCGCAGAGCGTGTTCTCGCTGCCGGAGAACTTCGCCAGCCTGGAGGACGTGCCGGCGGACGGCGTCGGCGAGCAGCGGAAGCCCGCCGCGGCGGGGGCGGACGCCTCCGAGCAGCAGCCCGCGAGGCCGGCGGCGGGGCGCCACCGGCGGGCAATGTCCATGGCCGTGCCCTCCAGGGACCTGGACATGATCGCGGAGGACATGGGAAGCTACAAGTACGGCGCCTGA